The Canis lupus familiaris isolate Mischka breed German Shepherd chromosome 1, alternate assembly UU_Cfam_GSD_1.0, whole genome shotgun sequence DNA window aaaaaatgaatgtcAAATCAGCTTACAACCTCGAGCGTAAATATATTAACTTTTCATAATTCAGACTCTAATAATTACAGGTCCATTTAAATTAACTGGAAGATGAGGCACCTATTTAGTCTGTGCTACACCATCATATTCATCAATCCCAAAGTGGGTCCTTACTGAGATGTATTTATCTCAGATTTCATTTTCCATAAATCAATAGCTATTTTCTGCTACATATTGAAGATATTTTATCCTTAGCAAAATATCCCTTCCCCAAGAAACTAAGAGCATGAATTCCCATGTAATTCTATAAAAACAGATATTGtgaggggtacctgagtggctcagtggtcaagcgtctgcctttggctcagggcatgatcctggatccaggatcaagtcccacattgggctccctgcaggacacctgcttctccttctgcctgtgtctctgcttctctttctgtgtctctcatgagtaaataaataaaatatttttttaaaaaatggatattgtaaaattgcttatttaatcaaaaatttattttaagattaactTTGCTTAAGGCtttcattttatgtgaaattgTGGAGTtgagtatttgatattttttacatCACTTATTCATATGTTAAGTGGTAGGAACAGGTGTGCATTTCTTTGAAAGATGTTGagactggggggaaaaaaccctatCTTGCTTATCATACTTGATAGGACTAAAATCATTTAGGTGAGATTTTTAACACATTACAATACATCAGAGTTCTATTTTGAGCCTAAAGGGTGACAAGATCCATAATCAATGTTTAAGTCCATTTCAATTTTACCCAATCCCCATTGCTTTTTGagtatttgttcattcattcacttactcatcattcaacaaataaagtTATTGAGTGCCCACAGTTTCAGAacctggagatccctgggtgcaCTATGTTTTACTCGTTAATTGTGACcttattttttatcatcttttataTCTCTTCAGTGCTTAGGACTGTGCTTTACATAGTCCGATGATAGACTCTACTAATGTTGATGGccaacaaatattattaaagcaTCTATAGTGTGTTAGATGCTAAGCTCCACGGTGAACAATATCAGCTAAAATCTTTGTCCATGCTTAATACCTTATCACCTAAACTTCAAGTTAACCTAGTAGGAAGATACAAGTTATAAGAGAAGATCAAATCCTAAATTCCATATGAAATGTACACTGTGTTCTTTTGAACtcagttttagaaaaatttcttccaaggctatacttttttttttccttttttgcaagATGGGATGAAGTAGGTAAGGATAAAGGAAAGGATCTtcacataaggaatatagtcaataatattgtaataatccCTTTGGTCACAGATGGTAGTAACTAGATGCATCGTGGGGATCACAGAGATCAGGGATTGCTTTGTAATGTGTAAACCTATCAAATCACCAtgatgtacacctgaagctaGTAAGACACTATATGTCAATTTCACTTTAATAAAAAgtgatgaggggatccctgggtggctcgtggtttagcgcctgcctttggcccagggcgtgatcctagagccagaatcaagtcccacattgggctccctgcatggggcctgcttctccctctgcctgtatctctgactgcctctctctgtgtctctcatgaatgaataaataaaatatttttttttaaaaaagaatcccatagattaaaataaaaaataataataataaaaagcgatgggatttattttattttttatttttttaaagatttttaaagattttatttattcattagagagacagCATACAGTGgataggggaggggcagaaggagagggagagagaatttcaagcagactccctgctgagtcatTGCAGGGccctcatgatcctgaggtcatgacctgagtcaaaaaccaagagtccatcgcttaaccaaccgagccacctaggagccctgatgaaatatagtttatatttcactattaaagtttaaacaaaaatataattaaagaaattctCTTTCAAGAGGTTGGGATGATTAAAAatgctgtgtaaaaaaaaataaaaaataataataaataaaaatgctgtgTAGGGGGCTTAGATAACAAACGAATACAGTGGGAGGGAATGGGGGTgcatggaggaagaaagagggagaagcctaGGTGGACCCAGATGACAgctacagagaagaaaagagagacatgTTCCAGAGTCTGTCACTCTTTATTCTAACCAATGGGCTGCTTCTTCCCCACAGGCTGTAAGAGCCATAAAGGCTGTGACCCTGTTTGCCTTGGTACATATGcaataaacattcattaaatgAATAGCTAGTAATAAaggttctgaatatatatatatatatatatatatatatataatcacacattatatatatcacacatataatatatatatatatatttttaattttttatttatttatgatagtcacacagagagagagagaggcagagacataggcagagggagaagcaggctccatgcaccaggagcccgatgtgggattcaatcccgggtctccaggatcacgccttgggccaaaggcaggcgctaaaccgctgcgccacccagggatccctataatatatattgtatatataatcacACATATTATATTGCACACATAATTTGATGCTTTTTTCACACATTATATTTTTGAGATCTGCCCTGATTGAGAGATATAGATATGCTGTTTTTAATGCTACATGATGGGAATATACCACGATTTATGTATCTATTCCCTAATTAAGGACACTTAGACTGTTTCCAGCATTTCACTATTTCAAACAGTGGAATATCCTCACATATGTCCCCTCAGGTGTGGGCAACATGTCCTACTCAGGGCAAAAATGTGTGTTATGTGTTTGAAAAGGTATTATGTAAGTGTACAGTTCTCATGTTCAGAACATTTACTACCTGCACACACACAGCATATGTACAGATAGAACTTTATCAAggtgtaattcacataccatacaattcagtcACTTACAGTGTACAACTTAGGGAcccttgggtggtgcagtcaattgggcctctgattcttggttttggctgaggtcatgatctcagggtcatgggatcaagccctgtgtcaggctctgagctcagcaaagagtctgctaaagtttctctctctctttccctctgtccattCCTGCGCTTGCTCTCCTCcccatctctcataaataaatagatcttaaaaaattaaaatgtacaattcaatagttttgacgttaataattttttaaattatagtaaaaCACCTataacttttaataatttttaaaataattttaaagtatacagttcaatggcattaattacattcacagtATAGTGCAGCCACCAGCACTATGTTTTCCAAAACTGTTTCATTGCTCTAAacaaaaattctgtaattctCAAGCAATAACTCACTTTTGTGCCCCTCCACAACCTCTGGTAATCACTAATCAACTTTTAGTCTCCATGAATTTACGTAGTCTAGATACCttgaataaatggaatcatacaatatttgtctttttgtgtcttgcttatttcatttaatgtaatgtcttcaagattcatttaTGTTGCAGTATGTACGATAACTTTGTtactttttatggttgaataattttccattgtatgtgtTATATACCATAGTTTGTctaattcattcatctgttgatggacacttagattgtttttaccttttggctattCTGACAATGATGCATCGAAATTGGTGtataaatatctattcaagttcttgctttcaattcttaTAGGTATATaaccagaaatggaattgctggatcttatgtaATTATGTTTAgcttttgaggaattgccaaatCTTTTCatgggtatatatttttaaaacactaaataCTTCAAGATAGTGATGTATGTTTGAGCTAATGAATTTACTGGGAGAACACTCACAGAAGTTATTATTTGGTGGTAGGGATGGCATGCAcatatggagaaaggaaaaactaGGTTAGGAGTGGTCAAAGGAAAGTCTTATCTGCAAcgcttctttttactttttagaaggGCTACATATATGTACATTATTTGCAGAATTATCCTAAAAATCATTAAGAGGAAAGAACATTTGATACAATATCAACAGTTGTTAATTTGAGGTAGAAGGAATATCCATGTTATTCTTTgtacctttcttatttttctaattagaaaaagccaaatttttctaaaaagtacCTATCACTTGATCCTCATATGGAAATTGATGAAGGAGAGAGGACTGTGATATTATCCTCACTGTAAAAGCAGAATTCTGAAATGGAGAGTGATGGACCAGAAGCAGAGACTCGGGCTCTGAGCTGCTAGTCGGGAGACTTGGTGAGGAGAGGGGGCTGAGGAGGTGGGCATCCTAACCTCTTTGATGCTGTGTACCACAACCCCTCCAGGTACCTACttaaaattttcctctttcttcacagTATGATgacatttctgttttgaaaactGCTACTTTTGTAGGGagtgtggagaaaaaaaagaataaggttcATTAAAGCAGGAGGATAGCATGATAAGAGGAAAGGCTGGGGGACAAGATAACAACTCAGAACTGTGGCTAGGaaatgaggggaggggagaagaggagggattCTGAGGTCATGCAGATCAAAGAGATAGAGGTTCAAAGGGCCATTTGTAGCAGACCATTTGTGCCATGTGAGAGATGAGATGGAGTCTTCTTGCGTGTCCTGGTGTCCTACCAGCACCCCCTCGCCCCTTCCCAGTTTTCACTATTTCTGTCCTAAGTGACTGGAGCGGGCAGTTATGTGTGATGTGAGTACTGCAGGTAAGGAAAATGAAGGATGGGGAGCCTGAAGGAAATGTGGGATGTGAGATTAAAAGCCAGTTAAATTAAGAACAAATGATCATCCCTCTGAAGTAGAACAACTGTTAGGTGTAAGATCATTCACTACTGATTTCTTGTAGGTATACATCTTCCAGAACTAATAAAATTAGTgaacaaaaatatccaaattcctcaataacactgttttttttttaatgcccttgCCCTGAAAAATAACCTTAATAGCTTTGTCACTAATTTGTTCAATCtaagtctcttttctttctaatatctTAAATTGCTAGTctcagagagatgaaaagaatCCGAGCTGAGAACAAAGAACGCTTCACTCACAAAGGTGAGGGAATTACAATCgaagaggaaagggaagttgTCTGTGGTTATGGGCTCCACCTACACATTGCCACCAGATTAATTTCCCCCAAGCTCAAAGTTGAATACATTTTTCTATTCAAATTTCTTTCCTTGCCAAAAGCAGTATCCCCCAAAGGTATTTCTCAAAATCATCTTGATAAGTGTTTCTTGAGAAAAGAAACTACAAGATCAAGTAAGTTTAGGAAGTGATGAGTTAAGAAAAATTTCTTactccagaattttaaaaaactaacctGAAGCATGAACTCCAAACCATAGGGGCATTTTTGAAACTTATATGACCAAGATATTCCTCTCTTTTtattcccccctccccaaccccaatcTATACCTTTTCATGGAATCAGAATTCTGTGAAACAGTTTTGGAAACTTTGACCCAACCTCTAAGAGCCTGGATGCTGGAAATCAGATCTGAGTGTAAATTCCTGCCTTAACACTTACCAGCTGAGTGGTACTAGGCAAACAATAGAAGTTTTCCTATCTCTGTTTGCTTACTGGTAGAATGGGATAATAACCTTCCCAGGGTTGGTGTGAAGACTAATTGAGATAATTTATGAAAGTTTTTGGCATGTAatgagtgctcagtaaatagtagCTGTTATCTCATTGTTATTCTAGGCTTTGAACCTTAACTTGCTTTTCCAGCCTTATGAAAAAAACAAGAGCCAGTGAGTAGGGACTCTTATAACGCACCATAAGTTAATGAAAGTAATGGAAAGGTTTTAAATGGGAAGGAGTGGTTTGAATTCTAACCCCCCTGGGACAGCTGGTATTATCTCCAGAGGCTCATTCTGCTTTGCCATTGTCTTAACACATATACATCCTACTTATCACTCAAGGTCCCTCCTTATCACTTGAGCCCTTTCTCAACAATGTCCTCATTCACTCCCTCACTGGCAGTTTGCAATAATCTCTTCTTGTAAATTTTATAgccttttttctctgtctttcgtTAGCACTTACCACTTGCTTTTACGAATCAAGTTATTTATGTGCTGCtgtatttatttccctaagtGTATATATTTCCCTTTTAAGGGCAGggccatgggacgcctgggtggctcagcggttaagcatctgccttcagctcagggtgtgatcctggagtcttggggtcgagtcccacatcaggctccctgcatgaagcctgcctctgcctctgcctctctctctgtgtctctcatgaataaataaaatcttaaaaaaaaaaaaaagaaaataagggcaGGGCCACATCTTGTCCCATGTTTGTAAGTATAATACAGGGATTTGTAGTATTcactatgtatttattaaattaaaaacatgctATCTCTTTATGGTTCACTGAGTAGCTTTCTAATTACAACATCAGTgtcaataaatatagaaaaagttgATTTTCTCCAATTAGCAGAAATCCACAGGTTTGGAGCTCTTTCCAAAAGTCTTTTCTATCAGAGCATCATCTGCTGCCCTCCTGTGTTTGATACGAATATTATTTTAtaccagaacaaaaaaaaaaataactggctcaattaaatttatttcagctGCACTTTGTTTACTTTCAGATCTTTGAATCAATTTTTCCCATAcaaattagttttccttttcccattaaaattatatttatttatttatttatttatttatttttctttaaaaaattatctttaatacATTTCAAGCTACATTTTTTACTTAGAGTTATATAGTATATAAGAACTTTTCATACTGGTCTGATACTCTTTCAGTACACTActtaatttgttaattttcatttttttatgagaCAATAACTAATTTCAAAATATCCTAATATGACCTTTATGTATTAGACTTGCTTGGGTAACAGTATATATAAGACTgtactttgggatccctgggtggcacagcggtttggcgcctgcctttggcccagggcgcaatcctggaggcccaggatcgaatcccacatcgggctcccggtgcatggagcctgcttctccctctgcctgtgtctctgcctctctctctctctctctctgtgactatcataaataaataaaaattaaaaaaaaaaaagactgtactTTGGAGCTAGAAAGGCCCATTTCAAATCCTGGCTTAACCACATAGTAATTGTATAACCTGGGGCAAATTACTTGTCTgaaatttttcatctgtaaaacaaatacCTCCCCAAAGATCACATAAAACGCTTTGTGCACTATAAAAGCTATCGATATGTTAGCTATTCTTACTATTTAGGAGgcatgttttcaaatatattttttctttggtatTACCTATTTTGAGTAAGTTGAAGACTGCATAAGGATATGAATTAGAATGACCCAGTATATTATCAGGATTAAGTTCTGTCTTTCCATATTCAacactcaatatttattgaacacttgtgatgtgccaggcactattctaaacaCTTGGGCTTGTGCAACCTAACAATATAAATCCTAGCCACCTCATGAAGTCTTTCTCTAAGTTACTAACTTCCCTTTAAATTCTTGCAGGTCTCATTGTCTACATTACTTATTTGATTCTTTATACAAGCTACCCCATACTAGGTATCCAGTCCCTTCCTGTCTATCCCAGGGTAGGTTGTCATCTCTCTTGGTCTACTGCTACAGCCTCTAGTTAGAGATGGGGGCCCAGTCTCATGCCACTTTGTATGCCTTTAAGTTTTTTAAGGATGGAGATTTACAGCTTGAATCTCTCCTACTCATTAACATTAAGGGAGGAGAAAGCATTAGTgttaatattttcacttaatgGTTAACAATAACAGTCTGTTCTGTTACACCACCTCAGTCTATTCTCAACATAGCAGCCAGAGGGATCCTCTGAAACTGGTCAGTTGTTTACCTTGAAGTgacatccttttctttctttcaagatgttatttatttattcatgagagacacagagatagggagagacacaggcagagggagaagcaggctacccccagggagcctaatgcaggacttgatcccaggaccccagcacaccctgagccaaagacagactcaaccgctgagccacccaggcatccttgataTACATTTCCGTTCATTACTTTTATCAAATGCCTACCAAATACTCAAGTCTAAATAACCATAGTTTAATCTACCATCTATCAGTATTTTTCAAGCAAAGATGATGGGAAAGGAATTTCAGGAAATCTGTGAAGTtaacattattttcataatactaAGATTTGCCATTCTTAGCTGCTTCAGCATTTGTACAGATGATAGAAAAGCAACGGAGAGTAAACAAGCACTTAGCATGAATCAAGGTAGTGGCACCAAAAAGTACTAGcagtctttttgtattttccactGCCATGTACTctcaatgaaaacaaacaaaaccaaaaagtcaACTcagtttcacttaaaaatgttctttatgcAGTAGAAAGTAGTAATTTTATGAAATCCTAGCTCTTGAGGggacatctttttaaatatttcatgtgacAAAATTGGTAGTAAGCATAAAGCATTTCTGCTGCTGCCAAAGTACGATGGTTTTAAGGAAAAGCACTTATTATTTCGGTTGCAAACtgaaccagcttttttttttttttttttttttaagcctcaaGGAATACCATTTTTTACTTGAACGATTGACAAACTATAGTTACTTGGAAATGGGTATTTGGAAGACATTTCCTTGAAAATGAACCAAGTGggcctgtcacttcaaggaaaacaaaagacagtATTTGCCACTGGCCGACCTAATTGAAGCTATCAAGACCAACTTAAAATTGTGGAAAACTTATACCATCGCTCTCAGTTTTTCAGCTTCCCAATACTGTAAGACTTCTCTGATGAGATCAGTAGTAATATGAATGAATGTAATCTCTTGATATGTATAATGAGATGTGTCAACATTGTAAGGTCTCTATCACTGTGAGCCAATACTTTCCAAATGAAGGATGTATGAGGTTACAAAATCATGTATGGGTAAAGGATTCTTTCTAAGTTCAAGATAGAGGAATGAATTCTAATGTAACAGAATGAAAAGTTCATTGATCAGAGTTCATGTTATAACTTAAgaaattacttaagaaataacTTAAGAAATTACTACTTGGGAGTTTTGCTAGAGAATTAACAATTATCCACAATTACTTGAAAAGGTTATTAGAATATTTCTCCCTTACCACATATTTTTGTGGACTTTTCAGACTTCAACCAAAACTTCGTATCACAATAGTTCAAATACAGAAGCAGACAGGAGAGTCCAGCTCTTTTCTGTTAAACCTGACATTGACATTGAAGACATTtgcaaaactgttttttttttttaattcttctcactgaattgcttttggaaaaagttatttttcataaagtgtGTTTGCTAACATGTAATGGTTTTATTGTTATCTACAcgaattactaaatattttacaattttgttttaatttccaatttgaTGAATATCAACAGCTAGAACCCTCATTAACAGACTCTGTGGTATTCAAGAATTTTTAAGAACGTAATGAAGTCCCAAGGCCAAAAGGTTTGAGAATTACTGATCTAAAATATGTCAGCTCACATTACTTAAAACCATTAGTCCCAATGGCTCCTCATTCCCCTCAGGATAAAGTCACAAGTTCTTGCACTGGCCTAGCAGGCTCTACTCTTACCTGTTCCTCCTCCATCACCcatccctctactcctccccttgctcactccCTCCAGCCACATTTGCCTCTTTGATGTTCCTCCAAAAAGCCAGATAATTTCAGTATTACCACCATTGCACTAgcagttccctctgcctggaaagcaATTCCCTGTTTTCTGTGTGActatttccctcccttccttagTCTTGCTCAAGTGTAACCATCTCTATAGTCTAACATAAGCATCTTGTTTGAAAGTGCAAACGTACTGCTACTCCCATCCTGCACAACACCTAATAAACTTGTTTATGCCTACAATTTGTGTGCCCCCCCAAGTATAACATAAGCTCCAAAAGCGAGGCAAAATGCCCACCACATAGAACTgactcaacaagtatttgttgaatgccgAATGAATGAAAGAACTCGTCTGACAGCCTGTCGTTTTTCAGGATGTGTCCAGAATCCCAAGAGAAAGAGACGATGCAACTTACATAGAGGAGTGGGCAATGCTAGTAAAGATTTTTCTGAATGCAAGAACATGAAAGAGGGATACAGTGATCATAAACCTTAATCCTCAGTCCTGAAGGCATTATGGGCCTGAAAAAAGCTCTTGGGAGAAGTCTGGGTTGGGGAATATTATAAAGATCGTGCAAGGCGGATTTAACTGTATGCCAATGAACGCTGGCCCTGTGCTCAACTCCTCCACCCATCCATCTCCCGCCTCTTCGGTCTCCCAAGAAACTAAAGTCCCCAAAGCCCTCCTTGGACCCCCTTCCACTCAAACGCAAGTGGTCCACACCAAGTGATTGAAAAACTTCTAGACTTTATGGAAAAAGAAACGACAATCAACTAGCCAAAAAAGAGCCTCCAAATCCCGTCTGATCCCAGTTCCTTCCCCCCTCTCTTGCTGGTTTAGGACCTCTCCACCGTCTCAGTTCTCACGGGTCCTGACAGTCTCCCAACGCTGTTCCTAAGGGTCCACAGGAAAGCAGGTCAGGCGGGACGGCCTCAGCTAAGCACTTGTGCACGAGGAAGGCGCGAGAAACAGGAGCAATGGAGAACCGGTCCACTTCGGGGCAGGAACACGCGGGAGAAACGGCAAACGGGAGGAACTCGGGACACGCTCCCGCGTGGCAGTGACGAGACGGGGGTGTCAGTTCTCCTCCGGCTTGTCGGCTGGCGGTCCGCAAGGCTGCAGCATCTTCTCCATCAAGTTGAAGCGGACTCGCGCTTTGCTCTCATTCTCCGCAATGGCGAAGTAGTTGAGAAGGTCGAAGTGGCCCATGTAGGAGCAGTAGGAGTCGCGGTGCTGGTTTACCAGCCACTCCCACTTGGTGGTGTCGGCGTGGCCCGTGCCGATGTACTTGGACTGCAGGTGCTCCAGCTGGCTGTGGATAGTGTAGCGGTCAGTCATCTCGCCGCTTTCCCTTCGCGCCCAGGTCAGACGCCGCAGAGGAGAAGCTGCTCTAGACTTCCACGCGGGAGAGAGCCCACGACACGGCACCTCCCGGCCGGCTCAGTCGCAGGAGAATGACGTCACAGCCACGGAGCCGCGAGGACTCGCGGTCCTAGCGCTCAGAGGAGGAAGCGGAAGTGTATTCCGTCAGGGAATTGGAGTTGCCTAGGCGACGCTACCAGTCGgccgcccaccccccgcccccgccatggAGAGCTCCGCCCCCTC harbors:
- the SF3B5 gene encoding splicing factor 3B subunit 5, whose product is MTDRYTIHSQLEHLQSKYIGTGHADTTKWEWLVNQHRDSYCSYMGHFDLLNYFAIAENESKARVRFNLMEKMLQPCGPPADKPEEN